Proteins from one Microbacterium sp. Root553 genomic window:
- a CDS encoding SDR family NAD(P)-dependent oxidoreductase, producing the protein MTSAPSPVRDLHGRTILVTGANAGIGYWCAEQLAARGARVLLGCRSTDRAEVAAASIRTHAASADVGILPLDLGSLDAIAAAAASVDERLDAVICNAGIKAADRRARTADGLDLMVGTNALGHFALLAQLGPALADEVRVVAVGSLAHRFAEIDPATLGQPWTGASLRQYGRSKAALMALAFELDRRWRGTARSALCAHPGYAVDPLTPHRDGLAEVSGLSRALAGLGRPLVQGKDAGAAPIVHAAVSADATGGDYWGPGGLLEFRGAPARVRAGEQVRSPEVGRALWSAAEELTGVRFDA; encoded by the coding sequence ATGACCTCGGCCCCCTCCCCCGTCCGCGACCTCCACGGCCGCACGATCCTGGTCACCGGCGCGAATGCGGGGATCGGATACTGGTGCGCCGAACAGCTCGCCGCCCGCGGGGCCAGGGTGCTGCTCGGCTGCCGCTCAACCGACCGCGCCGAGGTCGCGGCGGCGTCGATCCGCACGCATGCGGCGAGCGCCGACGTCGGCATCCTCCCCCTTGATCTGGGCTCGCTCGACGCGATCGCCGCGGCCGCGGCCTCGGTCGACGAGCGGCTCGACGCGGTCATCTGCAACGCGGGGATCAAGGCGGCCGACCGCCGCGCGCGCACCGCCGACGGGCTCGATCTGATGGTCGGGACGAATGCCCTCGGCCACTTCGCCCTGCTCGCGCAGCTCGGGCCGGCGCTCGCGGACGAGGTGCGCGTCGTGGCCGTCGGTTCGCTGGCGCACCGCTTCGCGGAGATCGACCCTGCGACACTCGGCCAGCCGTGGACCGGGGCGTCGCTGCGTCAGTACGGCCGCTCGAAGGCCGCGCTCATGGCGCTCGCTTTCGAGCTCGATCGACGGTGGCGGGGAACCGCGCGCTCCGCGCTGTGCGCGCATCCGGGATACGCGGTCGACCCACTCACCCCGCACCGCGACGGCCTGGCCGAGGTGTCGGGCCTCTCCCGCGCTCTCGCCGGTCTCGGTCGACCGCTCGTGCAGGGCAAAGACGCCGGCGCAGCGCCGATCGTGCACGCGGCGGTGTCGGCCGATGCGACCGGAGGCGATTACTGGGGCCCCGGCGGTCTGCTCGAGTTCCGCGGCGCACCTGCTCGCGTGCGCGCCGGCGAGCAGGTGCGCTCCCCCGAGGTGGGACGCGCGCTGTGGTCGGCGGCCGAGGAGCTGACCGGGGTGCGGTTCGACGCCTGA
- a CDS encoding Asp23/Gls24 family envelope stress response protein: MATQDQNTPASPAEKELAQTSAAPKPAASGSRVDRSSSFSTSRIPTDVDAAGKTVIADGVVAKVAGIAAREVAGVYALGGGGARAFGAIRDVINATDLAQGVKVEVGETQAAADLTIVVEYPAPIQEVANNVRAAVAGAISRLVGLEVVEVNVEVNDVHVPGDDNTENEESRVS, encoded by the coding sequence ATGGCAACTCAGGATCAGAACACCCCCGCCAGCCCCGCCGAGAAGGAGCTGGCTCAGACTTCCGCCGCGCCGAAGCCCGCCGCGTCCGGCTCCCGCGTGGACCGCTCGTCGAGCTTCTCGACGTCGCGCATCCCCACCGACGTCGACGCGGCCGGCAAGACGGTCATCGCCGATGGCGTCGTGGCCAAGGTCGCCGGCATCGCCGCCCGTGAGGTCGCTGGCGTCTACGCGCTCGGCGGCGGCGGAGCACGCGCCTTCGGTGCGATCCGCGACGTGATCAACGCCACCGACCTCGCCCAGGGCGTCAAGGTCGAGGTCGGCGAGACGCAGGCCGCAGCCGACCTGACCATCGTCGTGGAGTACCCGGCCCCCATCCAGGAGGTCGCGAACAACGTCCGCGCCGCCGTCGCCGGTGCGATCAGCCGCCTGGTCGGTCTCGAGGTCGTCGAGGTCAACGTCGAGGTCAACGACGTGCACGTCCCCGGTGACGACAACACCGAGAACGAGGAGTCGCGCGTCTCATGA
- a CDS encoding DUF2273 domain-containing protein produces the protein MSPTITGAVIGALLALAALAFGFWGFLLVALFAGIGAIIGRIASGKLDVRGLADAFTGRRTS, from the coding sequence ATGAGCCCCACCATCACCGGCGCCGTGATCGGCGCCCTGCTCGCTCTCGCCGCACTGGCGTTCGGGTTCTGGGGCTTCCTCCTCGTCGCCCTGTTCGCCGGGATCGGTGCCATCATCGGCCGGATCGCCTCCGGCAAGCTCGACGTCCGCGGTCTCGCGGACGCCTTCACGGGGCGGCGCACCTCCTGA
- a CDS encoding DUF6286 domain-containing protein has product MSTPVLRRVVRRETHSPRTVAMFVAVILLILALAYIGLEIVLSLAAQPALLLGPAAAGGWLVGLPTAQPAGLVIAGSIVLALIGIVFIGLAVTPGRLSKHTLEAGDRAVVVDNGVIASALAQHLSEQTGLSRESITVGVGHRSVDVTVRPGAGIPLDKSAVQSAAEAELTTYRLTRSVRTRVRIERPTEKEDEL; this is encoded by the coding sequence ATGAGCACCCCCGTACTTCGTCGCGTCGTTCGTCGCGAGACGCATTCGCCGCGCACCGTCGCGATGTTCGTCGCGGTCATCCTCCTGATCCTCGCCCTGGCCTACATCGGTCTCGAGATCGTGCTGAGCCTCGCAGCCCAGCCCGCCCTCCTGCTCGGTCCCGCCGCAGCGGGCGGTTGGCTGGTCGGATTGCCGACCGCGCAGCCGGCCGGTCTCGTGATCGCGGGCAGCATCGTGCTGGCCCTGATCGGGATCGTCTTCATCGGTCTGGCCGTCACACCGGGCCGACTGTCGAAGCACACGCTCGAGGCGGGCGACCGTGCGGTCGTCGTCGACAACGGCGTGATCGCCAGTGCACTGGCCCAGCATCTGTCGGAGCAGACGGGTCTCTCCCGCGAGAGCATCACCGTCGGCGTCGGCCATCGGTCCGTGGACGTCACCGTGCGTCCCGGCGCCGGCATCCCGCTCGACAAGAGCGCGGTGCAGTCCGCCGCAGAGGCCGAGCTGACGACCTACCGACTGACCAGGAGCGTACGCACCCGGGTCCGCATCGAGCGGCCCACCGAGAAGGAGGACGAGCTGTGA
- a CDS encoding CsbD family protein produces the protein MGLDDKIKNAAQDIAGKAKEAIGNATDNDKLAAEGKADQVKADAKKAGENVKDAFKK, from the coding sequence ATGGGACTCGATGACAAGATCAAGAACGCCGCTCAGGACATCGCCGGCAAGGCGAAGGAAGCGATCGGCAACGCGACCGACAACGACAAGCTCGCCGCCGAAGGCAAGGCCGACCAGGTCAAGGCCGACGCGAAGAAGGCCGGCGAGAACGTGAAGGACGCGTTCAAGAAGTAA
- a CDS encoding HD domain-containing protein, whose protein sequence is MSAHETHPPLHLDSFEAPRTPAAIAALSLATQYQSPTMVNHVVRSWLWAEAFAVIEGRHDVDHELLYVSAVLHDIGLAPEFDNVLRSYEEAGGHVAVALTRGAGWDERRGTRALEVIVRHNWPSVDPAVDVEGYLLEIATGLDISGARPDALPEAFLREVLEAYPRLDLADEFGSGVVDQAARKPHTAARRLVEGGVVRKLEQNPLG, encoded by the coding sequence ATGAGCGCGCACGAGACGCATCCGCCCCTGCACCTCGACTCGTTCGAGGCGCCCCGCACGCCCGCGGCGATCGCCGCCCTGTCGCTCGCGACGCAGTATCAGTCCCCGACGATGGTCAACCATGTCGTGCGTTCGTGGCTGTGGGCCGAGGCGTTCGCCGTCATCGAAGGCCGACACGACGTCGACCATGAGCTGCTCTACGTCTCGGCCGTGCTCCATGACATCGGCCTGGCTCCGGAGTTCGACAACGTGCTCCGCTCCTACGAGGAGGCCGGCGGCCATGTCGCCGTCGCGCTCACCCGGGGCGCCGGCTGGGACGAGCGGCGGGGCACCCGTGCGCTCGAGGTGATCGTGCGGCACAATTGGCCCTCGGTCGATCCCGCGGTCGACGTCGAAGGGTACCTGCTCGAGATCGCGACCGGTCTCGACATCTCCGGCGCGCGCCCCGACGCGCTTCCCGAGGCCTTCCTCCGTGAGGTTCTCGAGGCGTATCCCCGCCTCGACCTCGCCGACGAGTTCGGCTCCGGGGTCGTCGACCAGGCGGCCAGGAAGCCCCACACCGCCGCGCGCCGACTCGTCGAGGGCGGCGTCGTCCGCAAGCTGGAGCAGAATCCCCTCGGGTGA
- a CDS encoding SGNH/GDSL hydrolase family protein, which translates to MRRIRSLASLAALALGLTACSAGPVPDASPTPGDGPVVAFYGDSYTLGTGASDPALRWSTIISEQRGWQEFNPSVNGLGFVNHRSDFDGNDLPELVIAQDPDIVFVTMGLNDNFSYDRRAELIRTTITDDLSRLRDALPDARIIVVEPFWYTDERPESVETIIGWVEDAADGIDADWIPGASRWLDGHHAGAEDSWMASDGLHPSDIGYRHMAEEMDAALDALDPPL; encoded by the coding sequence ATGCGCCGCATCCGATCGCTCGCCTCGCTCGCCGCCCTCGCCCTCGGGCTCACCGCCTGCAGTGCGGGGCCGGTGCCGGATGCGTCCCCGACACCGGGAGATGGGCCGGTCGTCGCGTTCTACGGGGACTCGTACACGCTGGGCACCGGGGCGAGCGATCCGGCTCTCCGATGGTCCACGATCATCAGCGAGCAGCGCGGATGGCAGGAGTTCAACCCCAGCGTGAACGGACTCGGGTTCGTCAACCACCGCTCCGACTTCGACGGGAACGACCTCCCCGAACTCGTCATCGCGCAGGACCCCGACATCGTCTTCGTGACGATGGGGCTCAACGACAACTTCAGCTACGACCGACGCGCCGAGCTCATCCGCACGACCATCACCGACGACCTCAGCCGGCTGCGCGACGCCCTGCCCGACGCGAGGATCATCGTCGTCGAGCCGTTCTGGTACACCGACGAGCGCCCCGAGTCGGTGGAGACGATCATCGGATGGGTCGAGGATGCCGCCGACGGGATCGATGCGGACTGGATCCCCGGTGCGAGCAGATGGCTCGACGGGCACCACGCCGGCGCCGAGGACAGCTGGATGGCGTCGGACGGTCTGCATCCCTCCGACATCGGATACCGTCACATGGCCGAGGAGATGGATGCGGCGCTCGACGCCCTCGATCCGCCGCTCTAG
- a CDS encoding DUF1295 domain-containing protein has protein sequence MSSPTPTETKSSRASLIAIIVALVIGALVALAGSQNGAMLGGIPLFALAVAAAYVIQILAFIPAVLLRTERFFDLTGSLTFLAISVALVLLTPMPDARSWILAVMVALWAARLGSFLAMRVHKAGSDGRFDEIKGSPVRFLQVWVIQGAWVSITAAAAWIAISTDAANRAPIGWLTVVGIVVWVLGMVIEIVADAQKSAFRADPKNKDEFIRTGLWSRSRHPNYFGEIVIWVGVFVTAAPVLTGWQWVAVLSPLFVILLLTRVSGIPLLEARAEKKWGDRADYIEYRESTPSLIPRLTRPTVRRAAA, from the coding sequence ATGTCCTCACCGACGCCCACCGAAACCAAGTCGTCGCGCGCCTCGCTGATCGCCATCATCGTCGCTCTCGTCATCGGGGCGCTCGTCGCGCTCGCCGGCAGCCAGAACGGCGCGATGCTCGGCGGAATCCCGCTCTTCGCCCTCGCGGTGGCGGCGGCCTACGTGATCCAGATCCTCGCCTTCATCCCGGCCGTGCTCCTGCGCACCGAGCGCTTCTTCGACCTCACCGGCAGCCTCACGTTCCTCGCGATCTCGGTGGCCCTCGTGCTGCTGACGCCCATGCCCGACGCGCGCAGCTGGATCCTCGCGGTGATGGTCGCCCTGTGGGCCGCGCGTCTCGGATCCTTCCTCGCCATGCGCGTGCACAAGGCAGGGTCCGACGGGCGCTTCGACGAGATCAAGGGATCGCCCGTGCGTTTCCTGCAGGTCTGGGTCATCCAGGGGGCCTGGGTGTCGATCACGGCCGCCGCCGCCTGGATCGCGATCAGCACGGACGCCGCGAACCGCGCACCCATCGGATGGCTCACCGTCGTGGGCATCGTCGTCTGGGTGCTCGGCATGGTGATCGAGATCGTCGCCGACGCGCAGAAGTCCGCGTTCCGCGCCGACCCGAAGAACAAGGACGAATTCATCCGCACCGGCCTGTGGTCGCGCTCGCGGCACCCCAACTACTTCGGCGAGATCGTGATCTGGGTCGGCGTCTTCGTGACCGCGGCCCCCGTGCTCACCGGCTGGCAGTGGGTGGCCGTGCTGTCGCCGCTGTTCGTGATCCTGCTGCTCACCCGCGTCAGCGGCATCCCGCTGCTCGAGGCGCGTGCCGAGAAGAAGTGGGGGGACAGGGCGGACTACATCGAGTACCGCGAGAGCACTCCCTCGCTGATCCCGCGGCTCACCCGTCCGACGGTGCGGCGGGCCGCGGCCTAG
- a CDS encoding AMP-dependent synthetase/ligase, giving the protein MIESSTPPLAVLDTYRNITDLLVARAQTAPEHVAFEVERADAGSTAPWRPVTTRAFSDEVRALAKGFIARGVQAGDPIAIMAPTRYEWAVADLASWFAGAVVVPIYETSSPSQVNAIVADAGVRLAIGGTASHTALLQSALTEAGGDPLGVWTMDAAASAPLADLVALGVDVSDADLEARRASATQDDPATIVYTSGTTGEPKGVVLTHRNFLGQVLNIAAAYREIVNDAGNTVIFLPLAHVLARGLQLICLASGMRIAHLADPSTVVATLDTLRPTFLVVVPRVLEKIQAAAAAKAADKGLAGVWTTARETAIAWGRRAERIDAAAHPANDLALRLRHRFFDALFYRRLRAVMGGRVGYMLSGGAALDPELSLFFRGIGVPVIEGYGLTETTAPLTGNLPGRIASGSVGSPLPGLTVRISDDGEVLARGLGVFGGYRNPAHDEGAFVDGFFRTGDLGRLDDQGRLILDGRLKDVIVTSNGKTIVPTRWESAVEADPLISHAVMVGEGKPYLSALLVLDPEQTQEWARTTGADIPPLAEPDLRAVTDPTLRARLQASVDAANALVARSEQVRRFSVILADLEDRGIVTPTMKLRRSVVLDRASVTVEDLYL; this is encoded by the coding sequence ATGATCGAATCATCGACCCCGCCGCTGGCAGTCCTCGACACCTACCGGAACATCACCGACCTCCTGGTCGCGCGTGCGCAGACCGCGCCGGAACACGTGGCCTTCGAGGTCGAGAGGGCGGATGCCGGCAGCACCGCCCCCTGGCGGCCGGTCACCACTCGGGCGTTCTCGGATGAGGTGCGCGCACTGGCCAAGGGGTTCATCGCCCGCGGCGTGCAGGCGGGCGACCCGATCGCGATCATGGCCCCCACCCGCTACGAGTGGGCCGTCGCCGATCTCGCATCCTGGTTCGCCGGTGCCGTCGTCGTGCCGATCTACGAGACGTCCTCGCCGTCGCAGGTGAACGCCATCGTCGCCGACGCAGGGGTGCGTCTGGCGATCGGCGGCACGGCCTCGCACACGGCGCTGCTGCAGTCGGCACTCACGGAGGCCGGTGGCGACCCCCTCGGCGTGTGGACGATGGATGCCGCCGCATCCGCACCCCTCGCCGACCTCGTCGCGCTCGGAGTCGACGTCTCGGATGCCGACCTCGAGGCCCGCCGGGCATCGGCCACCCAGGACGACCCGGCGACGATCGTCTACACCTCCGGCACCACGGGCGAGCCGAAGGGCGTCGTGCTGACGCATCGGAACTTCCTCGGACAGGTGCTGAACATCGCCGCGGCCTACCGCGAAATCGTCAACGACGCCGGCAACACCGTGATCTTCCTCCCGCTCGCTCATGTGCTGGCCCGCGGCCTGCAGCTGATCTGCCTGGCCAGCGGCATGCGGATCGCCCACCTCGCCGACCCGTCGACCGTCGTCGCGACCCTCGACACCCTGCGACCGACCTTCCTCGTCGTCGTCCCCCGGGTGCTGGAGAAGATCCAGGCGGCCGCCGCCGCCAAGGCCGCCGACAAGGGCCTCGCAGGCGTCTGGACCACGGCAAGGGAGACGGCGATCGCGTGGGGCCGCCGCGCCGAGCGGATCGACGCCGCCGCGCACCCCGCGAACGACCTCGCCCTGCGTCTGCGCCACCGGTTCTTCGACGCGCTGTTCTACCGCCGCCTGCGCGCGGTGATGGGCGGACGCGTCGGCTACATGCTCTCCGGCGGCGCCGCACTCGACCCCGAGCTGTCGCTCTTCTTCCGCGGCATCGGCGTCCCCGTCATCGAGGGATACGGCCTGACCGAGACCACGGCACCGCTCACCGGCAACCTGCCAGGACGCATCGCCTCGGGCAGCGTCGGTTCGCCGCTCCCCGGCCTCACGGTGCGCATCAGCGACGACGGGGAGGTGCTCGCCCGCGGCCTCGGCGTCTTCGGCGGATACCGCAATCCCGCCCACGACGAGGGCGCCTTCGTCGACGGATTCTTCCGCACCGGCGACCTCGGCCGACTCGACGACCAGGGCAGACTGATCCTCGACGGACGACTCAAAGACGTCATCGTCACCTCCAACGGCAAGACGATCGTGCCGACCCGCTGGGAGAGCGCCGTCGAGGCGGATCCGCTCATCTCCCACGCGGTGATGGTAGGCGAGGGCAAGCCGTACCTCTCCGCGCTGCTGGTGCTCGATCCGGAGCAGACGCAGGAGTGGGCGCGCACCACGGGCGCCGACATCCCGCCCCTGGCCGAGCCCGACCTCCGCGCGGTCACGGATCCCACTCTGCGCGCGCGGCTGCAGGCATCCGTCGACGCCGCCAACGCACTGGTGGCCCGGAGCGAGCAGGTGCGCCGGTTCAGCGTGATCCTCGCCGACCTCGAGGACCGCGGGATCGTCACCCCCACCATGAAACTCCGACGGAGCGTCGTCCTGGATCGCGCATCCGTCACCGTCGAAGACCTCTACCTCTGA
- a CDS encoding SRPBCC family protein — protein sequence MTRFARAAHTSHSLSVAAMEEASRSGLRTADIEHLLLALIINDQSAGRMLRGAGLDIDAARRAVEDQHAAHLAELGIEASFPGAGQIVFPQTEGYEWSTRASDLLIRASGRGKSGDAAAVLRELLVEPSGLIDGILARIGTSAQALLEQLDELGADDTTTPLTAVKRHGRAAGSIETFVSAPVGDVGAFLIDPARIPDWHPGVGSLELGEQEVAVGEVWEGLAPTQRLNGDPLTRKPELRRRRITLESAHLPDSVAWSFAYPDAPKNSPVLMEFTLAGTTGGTQVHTTMSWARRGGWRGIVALPMRPLQKFMLWIMLAQTSAAISRSFR from the coding sequence ATGACCAGGTTCGCTCGAGCAGCTCACACCAGCCACTCGCTCTCGGTCGCCGCCATGGAGGAGGCCTCCCGCTCGGGACTCCGCACGGCCGACATCGAGCATCTTCTGCTCGCCCTCATCATCAACGACCAGTCAGCGGGGCGGATGCTGCGCGGCGCAGGCCTCGACATCGACGCGGCCCGCCGCGCCGTCGAGGACCAGCACGCCGCGCACCTGGCCGAGCTGGGCATCGAGGCGTCGTTCCCGGGGGCGGGGCAGATCGTGTTCCCTCAGACCGAGGGATACGAATGGAGCACCCGCGCCTCCGACCTGCTCATCCGCGCCAGCGGCAGAGGCAAGTCGGGCGACGCGGCGGCGGTGCTCCGTGAACTCCTGGTCGAGCCCAGCGGGTTGATCGACGGCATCCTGGCGCGCATCGGAACATCTGCGCAGGCTCTGCTCGAGCAGCTCGACGAGCTCGGCGCCGACGACACGACGACGCCGCTCACGGCGGTGAAGCGGCACGGCCGTGCGGCGGGATCGATCGAGACGTTCGTCTCCGCGCCGGTGGGCGACGTCGGTGCCTTCCTCATCGATCCCGCCCGGATCCCCGACTGGCATCCGGGCGTGGGGTCCCTCGAGCTCGGCGAGCAGGAGGTCGCCGTCGGCGAGGTCTGGGAAGGGCTCGCGCCCACGCAGCGTCTGAACGGGGATCCTCTGACACGCAAGCCCGAACTCCGTCGTCGCCGCATCACCCTGGAGTCGGCGCATCTGCCGGACAGCGTCGCGTGGAGCTTCGCCTACCCCGATGCGCCGAAGAACAGCCCGGTTCTGATGGAGTTCACGCTGGCCGGCACGACGGGCGGAACGCAGGTCCACACGACGATGTCCTGGGCGCGGCGCGGCGGATGGCGCGGAATCGTGGCTCTGCCCATGCGTCCGCTGCAGAAGTTCATGCTGTGGATCATGCTGGCCCAGACGAGCGCCGCGATCAGCCGTTCGTTCCGCTGA